One Bombina bombina isolate aBomBom1 chromosome 5, aBomBom1.pri, whole genome shotgun sequence DNA segment encodes these proteins:
- the CCK gene encoding cholecystokinin, with amino-acid sequence MYSWICICVLLAVLSTSSIGQQTSGSLHEDPSVPDMGEQRLLQHPRHARASPSGQLRPFQRIDGNGEQKNNFGVMLAKYLQQTKKGASGRYSVLPNRPIIDPTHRINDRDYMGWMDFGRRSAEEYEYSS; translated from the exons ATGTACAGTTGGATATGCATCTGCGTATTACTCGCTGTGCTCTCTACGAGCTCAATAGGACAGCAGACCTCTGGCTCATTGCATGAAGATCCAAGCGTACCTGACATGGGAGAGCAGAGATTATTACAACATCCCAGACATGCTCGTGCCTCCCCTTCTGGTCAGCTAAGGCCCTTTCAGCGCATTGATGGAAATGGAGaacaaaaaaataactttggagTTATGCTGGCTAAATATCTCCAGCAAACCAAAAAAG GTGCATCTGGAAGATATTCTGTACTTCCAAACAGACCTATCATTGATCCCACCCATCGGATAAATGACCGAGACTACATGGGATGGATGGATTTTGGACGTCGAAGTGCTGAAGAATATGAGTACTCCTCTTAA